One window of Pithys albifrons albifrons isolate INPA30051 chromosome 18, PitAlb_v1, whole genome shotgun sequence genomic DNA carries:
- the ZNF831 gene encoding zinc finger protein 831, whose protein sequence is MEAQNPPGFTAAPPDCPIAALSLQPSRGSSDAGVGTAAPREQALSQPLYLKALTIPLYQPVQAGCLPPHGHLVTARSCVHLDSSNIPLILNPLVPPERPDQPQVVFQKQLGQSLTLNIVSTLPVLSSPGSCVNASLGSPGKSKKAGKYICKHCGRDCLKPSVLEKHIRSHTGERPFPCTTCGIAFKTQSNLYKHRRTQTHVNNTRVPSDSDTSGGAEQNERAAESITSPQGSKLLSSTGEDKEVQMKQLSSDTSAGPDTKRLPELSLPATSTSPVFSENQETTNQSFSSKAHQGVPEREPHSLPSPGALPNGPCQRKKMQEQRTPTASKHIQLQRQQATSSEKQWDYKPLDCKLKKCESTDSGYLSRSDSTEQQLASPGPLHSLCEHSTELESETPSRGASGSTARPEAAERATASMLEKKRLEEHISKLISHNKSVVDDTQLDNVRPRKTVLSKQGSIDLPMPYTYKDSFHFDIRTCDVNRKKNLALCSAKSTFAPLEKCKPMFFHSVPTQFSTTIDTVPVTRSNSLPFVEGARMGQDKPGGSKPLSLTKQSVNTGTAALLPSNNLAANSVDFPNSHPRALVRQTAVDDLPLSNVVDHPPPSEELQGSKKLGAGEVISAKNKKHNQRKLKMFSQEKWQMYGDETFKKIYQKMKSSQNAKKMKQKGTKITDITSLTSDSKESASSTEITEEREGRSSVSDRHSFLLTAASNMGKSGTCTDGNPVVHNASSDETADRVSYLMDTSHSINAGARTGRNKTCPGPSGSDTEKCSAGSSTGRTPSSSELRLQTPECQPSSHRRNDDSLPVQSSNWENPSPGKESSTFELDCKSTTQDYANHRRAKETGQHGLWVCGNSRETAGKSQNLPSERKKLKFEVEKTQTVIPMSCPSPGKETSAVSEAERAHCSGTQCLSSAPLTFSSKAEEQKSSTGMNESTGGIENVEYMKTIKLPTKTLDCSDIDPLAHLSSISKASLVGFLGPELKGSDCNSFALHNATDKADKTHLVKTGAKVPLFSDNAVDVSSKIHHLQSGHLTPVPQQNAFSPKYILKLPQDKRASNLSLLPRSEQMTPCTSETDTLTTPSRSSSSGSLHSHPSDGVWSPSQFEVRQKAGKGELRWNLHTNSRKTPAFCSPVNPETTNISTTADNIFYNQNFRQQDEARDDWKNKQNKNKLNYQRQTEEKWMSITTGSTQTPKKKICFTSVYTSGFFISADIKDERKAVHHICSGSDSLMKTSASSKGAEPAVEGWDRGGSPGTLKDLSPPLQDMQHSQSSTGNPTYFCHSFGTFCCHTLTTHCKASPVLPHNNQTCSSGGLTASGTRGTFPSLSAEPRLTWCCLSRSLPLPTEQKGSTDSAYWSVHSCGRGSSSHCPLAKYDISVFNMKSISKTVAYGLTNSSLKTLVSSFSKGQQMQELSSAAPGGAFKNISEQKKKTIVCKKEKLSTNKLKRSHKQKKIKVTPKWYRGRHIHGYAQLKGNRLSKRPCFPKGALDALRKGYSSQPPRFNKHKKCHSPQSKVQENYLHQQNSTSDKQLCRRKKEGKNNSGISSHTENLNHVKQKDKMDEKEQIREHTGTKVSVQNVWAPLGAAVRAPCGPCPGAPSPQQVGRDVPLGLAQPLALPPCQPGHSRHSLGRDPAVPSLGANTGDPPDSTNPEPAAPLSFHLETSQGNTRSAQSQSQVFGMLDLALGREKPPTEENTYSPPQTPSAPSSQPGCSRLFGSKAESLPESVTRAQLPNREHTEQKNPTQNLPDLHGSTDGSRSHLQPNPYGRSHGTATTAFKKPPVSVRCPEFKSYSATPSKTFKKRGLEMMRRQTRVEYDDTSSDDEDRLVIEI, encoded by the exons atgGAGGCGCAGAACCCGCCTGGTTTCACAGCTGCACCCCCAGATTGCCCCATtgcagccctgtccctgcagccctcGCGGGGCTCCTCGGACGCCGGTGTGGGCACTGCGGCTCCGCGGGAGCAGGCgctgtcccagcccctgtaCCTCAAGGCTCTCACCATCCCGCTGTACCAGCCTGTCCAGGCAGGATGCCTCCCACCCCACGGGCACTTGGTGACCGCCAGGAGCTGCGTCCACCTCGACAGCAGCAACATTCCACTCATCCTCAACCCGCTTGTCCCTCCGGAGCGCCCGGATCAGCCTCAGGTGGTGTTCCAGAAACAGCTTGGGCAAAGTTTAACACTGAACATAGTCAGCACTTTACCAGTTTTATCATCACCGGGTTCTTGTGTAAATGCATCTCTTGGAAGCCCAGGAAAATCCAAAAAAGCTGGGAAATATATCTGCAAACACTGTGGACGAGACTGTTTGAAGCCAAGTGTCCTTGAGAAGCACATTCGCTCTCACACAGGAGAGAGGCCCTTCCCGTGCACCACCTGTGGCATCGCGTTTAAAACTCAGAGCAACTTGTACAAACACAGGAGAACTCAAACACACGTCAACAACACCAGGGTGCCCTCAGACTCTGACACCAgtgggggagcagagcagaatgagagagcagcagagagcatCACCTCACCCCAGGGCAGCAAACTACTGAGCAGCACTGGTGAGGACAAAGAGGTACAGATGAAACAGCTGAGTTCAGACACCAGTGCTGGACCAGACACTAAGAGACTTCCTGAGCTTTCACTGCCAGCAACAAGCACTTCTCCAgttttttcagaaaatcaagAAACAACGAATCAATCCTTCAGCTCAAAGGCTCATCAGGGGGTCCCTGAAAGAGAACCTCACAGTTTACCGTCTCCAGGAGCTTTGCCAAACGGTCCATGCCAGAGGAAAAAGATGCAGGAGCAAAGAACTCCAACAGCCAGTAAGCATATTCAGTTGCAAAGGCAGCAAGCCACCTCTTCGGAGAAACAGTGGGACTACAAGCCATTGGACTGCAAGCTGAAGAAGTGTGAGAGCACCGACTCGGGGTACCTGTCGCGCTCTGACAGCACCGAGCAGCAGCTGGCATCGCCCGGccccctgcacagcctgtgCGAGCACAGCACCGAGCTGGAGAGTGAAACCCCCTCCAGGGGTGCCTCTGGAAgcactgcaaggccagaggctgcagagagagCCACAGCCTCCATGCTAGAGAAAAAGAGGCTGGAAGAGCACATCTCCAAACTTATTTCTCATAACAAAAGCGTGGTGGATGACACCCAGTTAGACAATGTCAGGCCCAGGAAAACTGTCCTTTCTAAACAGGGAAGCATTGACCTGCCCATGCCTTACACGTACAAAGACTCTTTCCACTTTGATATCAGAACTTGTGatgtaaacaggaaaaagaatctCGCCCTTTGTTCAGCAAAGTCTACCTTTGCACCCCTGGAGAAATGCAAGCCAATGTTTTTCCACTCAGTTCCCACCCAGTTCTCCACAACCATCGACACTGTGCCTGTTACTCGGAGCAACTCCTTGCCGTTTGTGGAGGGAGCAAGGATGGGACAGGACAAACCAGGTGGCTCAAAGCCACTTTCTCTTACTAAGCAGTCTGTGaacacaggcactgctgctttgctgcctaGCAACAATCTTGCTGCAAATTCAGTGGATTTCCCTAATAGCCATCCCCGAGCTCTAGTCAGACAAACAGCCGTGGATGATTTGCCGCTAAGCAATGTGGTGGATCATCCTCCTCCATCAGAGGAGTTGCAAGGGAGTAAAAAGCTTGGGGCTGGAGAAGTAATCAGTGctaaaaataagaaacacaATCAAAGGAAGTTAAAGATGTTCTCTCAAGAAAAATGGCAAATGTACGGAGATGAAACATTTAAGAAAATCTaccaaaaaatgaaaagcagtcaAAACgccaagaaaatgaaacaaaaggggACTAAGATTACAGATATTACAAGCCTCACTTCTGACTCTAAGGAatcagccagcagcactgaaatTACTGAGGAAAGAgagggcaggagctctgtgaGTGACAGGCACTCCTTCCTTCTGACAGCAGCTTCAAACATGGGTAAATCAGGAACCTGTACTGATGGTAATCCTGTTGTACACAATGCGTCCTCTGATGAGACTGCAGACCGTGTGTCCTACCTAATGGACACATCCCATTCCATAAATGCTGGTGCACGGACTGGAAGGAACAAAACTTGCCCAGGCCCCAGTGGCAGTGACACAGAGAAATGctcagctggcagcagcacGGGGCGAACTCCAAGCAGTTCTGAGCTCAGGCTTCAAACTCCTGAGTGTCAGCCCAGCAGTCACAGAAGGAATGATGACTCCTTGCCAGTACAGAGTAGCAACTGGGAAAACCCAAGCCCTGGGAAAGAATCCAGTACATTTGAATTAGATTGTAAAAGCACTACACAGGATTATGCAAACCATCGCAGGGCTAAGGAAACCGGCCAGCACGGCCTCTGGGTCTGTGGCAACAGCAGAGAAACTGCAGGGAAATCCCAGAATTTAccatcagaaaggaaaaagctgaaattcGAAGTGGAGAAGACACAAACTGTGATTCCAATGTCCTGCCCTAGTCCTGGTAAGGAAACCAGTGCAGTAAGTGAAGCAGAGAGAGCCCACTGCTCTGGCACTCAGTGTCTTTCCTCAGCTCCACTGACATTCTCCAGTAAAGCAGAGGAGCAAAAATCGAGCACAGGAATGAATGAATCCACTGGAGGTATTGAGAATGTGGAATACATGAAAACAATCAAACTCCCCACAAAAACACTTGATTGCAGTGACATTGACCCTCTTGCACATTTGAGCAGTATCTCAAAAGCTTCATTGGTGGGATTTTTAGGGCCTGAATTAAAGGGAAGTGATTGCAACTCTTTTGCCTTGCACAATGCAACAGATAAAGCTGACAAAACACATCTTGTGAAAACAGGAGCAAAAGTACCACTTTTCAGTGACAATGCTGTGGATGTGTCTTCTAAAATTCATCATCTGCAATCTGGTCATTTAACTCCAGTCCCACAACAAAATGCCTTTTCTCCAAAATATATCCTTAAATTGCCACAGGACAAGAGAGCCTCAAATTTGTCACTTTTGCCTAGATCTGAACAGATGACACCTTGCACATCTGAGACAGACACCTTAACCACACCCTCCCGCTCCTCCAGCAGTGGCTCACTCCATTCCCACCCCAGTGATGGGGTTTGGTCCCCTTCACAATTTGAAGTGAGACAAAAGGCTGGCAAGGGAGAGCTCCGATGGAACCTACACACAAACTCCAGGAAAACTCCAGCATTTTGTTCACCAGTCAACCCAGAAACAACAAATATCTCAACCACAGCAGACAACATCTTTTATAACCAAAACTTCAGGCAGCAGGATGAGGCAAGAGATGATTGGAAAAAcaagcagaacaaaaataaattaaattatcagAGGCAAACAGAAGAGAAGTGGATGAGCATAACCACTGGCTCTACACAGActccaaagaagaaaatatgcttTACTTCTGTGTATACCAGTGGCTTTTTCATATCAGCTGACATCAAAGATGAGAGAAAGGCTGTACATCATATTTGCTCAGGAAGTGACTCTTTGATGAAGACATCAGCTTCTAGCAAGGGTGCAGAGCCAGCAGTCGAGGGGTGGGACAGAGGGGGAAGTCCAGGCACCCTCAAGGACCTTTCACCACCACTGCAGGACATGCAGCACTCTCAGAGCTCAACAGGCAACCCCACTTATTTCTGTCATTCCTTTGGCACTTTTTGTTGCCACACTCTCACCACTCACTGTAAAGCatccccagtgctcccccacaaCAACCAGACTTGTTCCTCTGGTGGTTTAACAGCATCAGGCACGAGGGGCACCTTCCCATCCCTCAGTGCTGAGCCACGACTGACCTGGTGCTGTTTGAGCAGGAGCCTCCCCCTGCCCACGGAGCAGAAGGGCAGCACAGACTCTGCCTATTGGTCCGTGCACTCCTGTGGCAGAGGGTCCAGCAGCCACTGCCCCCTGGCCAAGTACGACATCTCTGTTTTCAACATGAAAAGCATTAGCAAGACTGTGGCATATGGCTTAACAAACTCGAGTTTAAAAACGCTGGTTTCATCCTTTTCTAAAGGACAACAGATGCAGGAG TTaagctcagcagctcctggtggtgctttcaaaaatatttcagagcaaaagaagaaaacaatagtttgcaaaaaggaaaaactctcAACAAATAAACTCAAGAGGAgccacaaacagaaaaagattaaaGTCACCCCCAAATG GTACAGAGGGAGGCACATCCACGGATATGCTCAGCTGAAAGGGAACAGGCTGAGCAAGAGGCCCTGTTTCCCCAAAGGAGCACTGGATGCTTTGAGAAAGGGCTATTCATCCCAACCCCCCAGATTCAATAAGCATAAGAAGTGCCATTCTCCTCAGTCAAAGGTGCAAG AAAATTACCTACACCAGCAAAATTCCACCTCAGACAAACAactttgcagaaggaaaaaagaaggaaagaacaaCTCAGGAATATCTTCCCATACTGAAAACCTAAACCATGttaaacaaaaagacaaaatggaTGAAAAA GAACAAATCAGGGAACACACAGGAACAAAGGTGTCTGTGCAGAACGTTTGGGCTCCTCTGGGAGCGGCTGTGAGAGCTCCTTGTGGTCCCTGCCCAGGTGCCCCATCCCCGCAGCAGGTGGGCAGGGACGTGCCCCttggcctggcacagcccctggcgCTCCCTCCATGCCAGCCCGGCCATTCCCGGCACAGCCTCGGCAGGGACCCAGCGGTGccttccctgggggcaaacacAGGCGACCCTCCCGACAGCACAAACCCAGagcctgctgctcctctctcctttcACCTGGAAACCAGCCAGGGAAACACACGGAGTGCGCAGTCCCAGAGCCAGGTCTTTGGAATGTTAGACCTGGccttgggaagggaaaaacctccaactgaagaaaacacatattcacctccccaaaccccctcagctcccagttcccagccTGGATGTTCCCGTTTGTTTGGATCCAAAGCAGAGTCTCTCCCTGAGTCAGTCACGAGGGCTCAGTTACCCAACAGAGAACACACGGAGCAGAAAAACCCGACCCAGAATCTCCCGGACCTTCATGGAAGCACAGATGGGAGCagatcccacctgcagcccaaTCCCTATGGAAGGTCCCATGGAACAGCTACTACTGCCTTTAAGAAGCCCCCAGTTTCTGTCAGATGCCCTGAGTTCAAGAGTTACTCTGCAACACCTTCCAAGACATTCAAGAAGAGAGGTTTGGAGATGATGAGGAGACAAACGCGAGTGGAGTACGATGACACGAGCAGCGACGATGAGGACAGGCTGGTTATAGAGATATAG
- the PRELID3B gene encoding LOW QUALITY PROTEIN: PRELI domain containing protein 3B (The sequence of the model RefSeq protein was modified relative to this genomic sequence to represent the inferred CDS: inserted 1 base in 1 codon), with protein sequence MKIWTSEHVFDHPWETVTTAAMRKYPNPMNPSVVGVDVLDRHVDPSGKLHSHRLLSTEWGIPSIVKSLIGTCRTRTYVQEHSVVDPVKKTMELKSCNISFTNLVSVDERLVYKPHPHEPHKTILTQEAIISVKGVSLSSYLEGLMANTISSNAKKGREALEWVIKRLNAEIEEFAASAXRNHEELDGSSSVCREMIVPVPVSLTRLNNLQLLSKPKYRYPLLFKGIPVY encoded by the exons aTGAAGATCTGGACCTCGGAGCACGTGTTCGA TCACCCCTGGGAAACTGTGACCACGGCTGCCATGCGGAAATACCCCAATCCCATGAACCCCAGTGTGGTTGGAGTGGATGTCCTGGACAGACACGTGGATCCCAGTGGCAAACTGCACAGCCACAGGCTCCTCAGCACAGAGTGGGGAATCCCCTCCATTGTGAAATCG CTCATTGGCACATGCAGAACAAGGACATACGTTCAGGAGCACTCTGTTGTTGACCCTGTGAAAAAAACAATGGAGCTGAAATCCTGTAAT ATTTCATTCACAAACCTTGTGTCAGTAGATGAGAGGCTTGTCTATAAACCACACCCTCATGAACCACACAA AACCATTCTGACACAAGAAGCAATAATATCTGTCAAAGGTGTCAGTCTCAGCAGTTATCTAGAAGGGCTCATGGCAAACACAATTTCTTCTAATGCTAAAAAA GGCCGGGAAGCACTGGAATGGGTAATTAAAAGACTGAATGCTGAAATTGAAGAGTTTGCAGCCTCAG AGAGGAACCATGAGGAACTCGATGGCAGCAGCAGCGTTTGTAGAGAAATGATAGTACCTGTACCTGTATCACTAACAAGGCTTAACAATCTGCAGCTTCTCTCCAAGCCTAAATACAGGTATCCTTTGTTATTTAAAGGCATACCTGTGTATTAG